In the Candidatus Moraniibacteriota bacterium genome, one interval contains:
- a CDS encoding type IV pilus twitching motility protein PilT produces the protein MKNLLRIVAQQNASDLHLVVGRYPTIRVDGKLYPLTQESMLTAEDTKALSDVILNGENKKKLMEDHQADFSYNFEDKARFRTNVFFQKGCISIAMRLITSRVRTLEELNIPTALYNFAQYSQGLLLVTGPVGHGKSTTLAALIDSINHNEEKHIITIEDPIEYVYEQDRCIINQREVGEDARSFQDALRAVFREDANVVLIGEMRDLDTISTAMTAAETGHLIFATLHTNDSAQTVDRIIDVFPAHQQNQIRSQLANVLLGVVSQRLIPRIGGGRIPAVEIMIKNHAVENLVRENKTYQIDSVIETSLGEGMISLDKSLADLVHQGLITIDDALKFSKNREYLQMLIKK, from the coding sequence ATGAAAAATTTACTGCGAATTGTGGCCCAGCAAAATGCTTCAGACCTTCATTTGGTAGTGGGAAGATACCCAACTATTCGCGTAGATGGAAAATTATATCCTTTGACGCAGGAGAGCATGTTGACAGCGGAAGACACCAAGGCGCTTTCCGATGTTATTTTAAACGGAGAAAATAAAAAGAAACTGATGGAAGACCATCAGGCCGACTTTTCCTATAATTTTGAGGACAAAGCCCGTTTTCGGACAAATGTTTTTTTTCAGAAAGGTTGCATTAGCATCGCCATGCGTCTGATTACCAGTAGAGTGAGAACCTTGGAAGAACTGAATATCCCCACCGCCCTTTATAATTTCGCGCAGTATTCTCAAGGACTCCTACTAGTTACCGGTCCGGTCGGTCACGGAAAATCAACGACTTTGGCGGCACTTATTGACAGCATCAATCACAACGAGGAAAAGCATATTATTACCATTGAAGATCCGATTGAGTACGTGTACGAACAGGACCGCTGCATTATCAATCAACGGGAAGTGGGAGAAGACGCGCGTTCCTTTCAGGACGCCCTGCGGGCGGTGTTCCGCGAAGACGCCAATGTCGTGCTGATTGGGGAAATGCGGGATCTTGACACTATCAGCACCGCTATGACGGCGGCCGAGACCGGACATCTTATCTTTGCGACACTTCACACTAATGACAGCGCCCAGACGGTAGATCGCATCATTGACGTTTTCCCCGCTCACCAGCAGAATCAAATCCGTTCGCAACTGGCCAATGTTCTTCTGGGAGTGGTTTCCCAGCGGCTCATTCCCCGCATTGGAGGAGGGCGCATTCCGGCGGTGGAGATTATGATTAAAAACCACGCGGTGGAAAATCTTGTTCGGGAAAATAAGACCTATCAAATTGACTCCGTGATTGAAACGAGCTTAGGGGAAGGGATGATATCGCTGGATAAATCGCTGGCGGACTTGGTTCACCAAGGACTGATTACCATTGATGACGCTCTCAAATTTTCAAAAAACAGAGAATATTTGCAGATGCTAATTAAGAAGTAA
- a CDS encoding prepilin-type N-terminal cleavage/methylation domain-containing protein, whose amino-acid sequence MKKEKGFTLIELMIIIAIIGLLTAIILALWASSAQNKAAINGYKTSMDSVRTAVEMCIGSGGTAGSGAPGTGIICNSGSEKYPTLSAKCGSITQFVIGSDYSGWAVTTNNNCRDCRLICNVEKCYAASGTECD is encoded by the coding sequence ATGAAGAAAGAAAAAGGATTCACTCTTATTGAACTAATGATCATCATCGCCATTATCGGGCTGTTGACGGCAATAATTTTGGCTCTTTGGGCATCCTCTGCCCAAAATAAGGCGGCGATAAACGGTTATAAAACTTCAATGGACAGCGTGCGGACAGCGGTGGAGATGTGCATTGGAAGCGGAGGAACAGCAGGAAGCGGGGCTCCTGGCACAGGAATAATTTGCAATTCCGGAAGTGAAAAATATCCCACTTTATCTGCTAAATGCGGGAGTATTACCCAATTTGTAATTGGTTCGGATTACTCGGGTTGGGCGGTAACAACAAACAACAACTGCCGGGACTGCCGGCTTATTTGCAATGTGGAAAAATGCTACGCTGCGTCGGGAACGGAATGCGATTAA
- the gatC gene encoding Asp-tRNA(Asn)/Glu-tRNA(Gln) amidotransferase subunit GatC translates to MLTKDEVQHIAALARIGITDKETEKYQKDLSAILDYFKELQKLGTEGIEPISHITGRFNVLREDEVEDFGDLGKEAIMKNAPETKKGFVKVKSVL, encoded by the coding sequence ATGCTAACAAAGGATGAAGTCCAACATATCGCTGCTCTTGCTCGTATAGGAATAACTGACAAAGAAACCGAAAAATACCAAAAAGATCTTTCGGCGATTTTGGATTATTTCAAGGAACTTCAGAAATTAGGTACGGAAGGCATTGAGCCAATCAGCCATATCACGGGCCGGTTTAATGTTTTGCGGGAAGATGAAGTGGAAGATTTTGGCGATTTGGGGAAAGAAGCGATTATGAAAAACGCGCCAGAGACGAAGAAGGGATTTGTGAAAGTGAAAAGCGTTTTGTAG
- a CDS encoding type II secretion system F family protein produces the protein MRFIFKAKDQTGAVKKGTIESISEQAAVQALQKSNLVPIFVEQEKRTPAFIREIQRIWEGVSQRELVVFFRQLATLIEAKVPITQSLAAIEEQTTNKFLCLVIREITEDVREGMPFSESLEKHPTAFSPIMVSVVRAGEVSGNLQRAISFVADNAEKNYQLVSKIRSALLYPSFVITVAFIIGFLVITVILPKLTGIIKELDVAIPWYTRAIIFIGDFMANFWWAVLIVIVGLIGGFLYYVKTEAGKREWDQVKIKLPILGNFFRSIYLARFADNLSLMLTAGIPIVRALIIVSEVVGNSVHQSIILRSADEVKTGGHISTVFAKSSDVPPIVSQMTKIGEETGKLGEVLKNVSSFYEQEVDKTARNLSTMIEPILIVILGIGVAILVFAILLPIYNIAGKL, from the coding sequence ATGAGATTTATTTTCAAAGCCAAAGATCAAACTGGAGCGGTTAAAAAAGGAACCATTGAATCAATCAGCGAGCAAGCCGCTGTCCAGGCGCTCCAAAAGAGCAATCTTGTTCCCATATTCGTTGAGCAGGAAAAAAGAACGCCTGCATTTATTAGGGAGATTCAAAGAATTTGGGAAGGAGTGAGCCAAAGAGAATTAGTTGTTTTTTTCCGGCAACTGGCTACCTTGATTGAAGCCAAAGTTCCTATTACCCAGTCACTGGCGGCCATTGAAGAACAGACCACCAATAAATTCCTGTGTCTCGTTATCCGGGAGATAACCGAAGATGTCCGGGAAGGAATGCCGTTTTCCGAGAGCTTGGAAAAACATCCGACGGCTTTTTCCCCTATCATGGTAAGTGTGGTCCGGGCAGGCGAGGTCTCCGGCAATCTTCAGCGAGCAATATCTTTTGTCGCTGACAACGCCGAAAAAAATTATCAACTGGTCTCTAAAATAAGGAGCGCTTTGCTCTATCCCTCCTTTGTGATTACCGTCGCTTTTATTATCGGTTTTCTGGTAATTACCGTTATTCTTCCCAAACTCACAGGAATCATCAAAGAACTGGACGTTGCCATTCCCTGGTACACCCGGGCAATTATATTCATTGGCGACTTTATGGCTAATTTCTGGTGGGCGGTGCTAATCGTAATAGTGGGACTCATTGGCGGGTTTTTGTATTATGTGAAGACCGAAGCGGGGAAGCGCGAGTGGGACCAGGTGAAAATAAAGCTGCCGATTTTGGGAAATTTCTTTCGCTCCATTTATTTGGCGAGATTTGCCGACAATCTTTCCTTGATGCTGACAGCAGGAATACCAATTGTACGGGCGCTCATTATCGTCAGTGAAGTGGTGGGAAACAGCGTCCATCAAAGTATCATTTTGCGCAGCGCTGACGAAGTAAAAACCGGAGGGCACATCAGCACGGTCTTTGCCAAATCATCCGATGTTCCTCCCATTGTTTCCCAAATGACGAAGATCGGCGAAGAGACCGGGAAATTGGGCGAAGTTCTCAAAAATGTCTCCTCCTTTTATGAGCAGGAAGTTGACAAAACCGCCCGCAACCTTTCCACGATGATTGAACCGATTTTGATTGTCATTTTGGGAATCGGAGTGGCGATTCTGGTGTTCGCGATACTGCTGCCTATCTATAACATAGCCGGAAAGTTGTGA
- a CDS encoding prepilin peptidase, with translation MIVIFFILGLIVGSFLNVVISRLHTAETILGHSKCPHCAARIRWYDNIPLLSFTILKMRCRDCGEKISWQYPLVELSTGIIFAATGLYFFSASSPQSWLETFYLLIAFSLLLIIFVYDLKFMEIPMIAVWLGVGLTVSYYLLTDWLNFNASSDIFSLNIFSGLLAGLGAFLFFFLLASVSKERWMGIGDAYAALLAGLIIKWPAILVALVMAFTIGAISGIILIALKKKTMQSQVPFAPFLVAGVFLTIFVPKIFPAIKYWFLYF, from the coding sequence ATGATAGTAATTTTTTTCATTCTCGGTCTCATTGTCGGCAGTTTCCTGAATGTAGTAATTTCAAGATTGCATACGGCGGAAACTATTTTGGGTCATTCCAAATGCCCGCATTGCGCGGCGCGGATCCGCTGGTACGACAATATTCCGCTTTTAAGTTTTACCATTCTCAAAATGCGCTGCCGGGACTGCGGGGAGAAAATTTCCTGGCAGTATCCATTAGTGGAGCTCTCCACCGGAATTATTTTTGCCGCCACTGGACTTTATTTCTTTTCAGCGTCCAGTCCCCAAAGTTGGCTTGAGACATTTTATCTTTTAATTGCTTTTTCACTGCTTTTGATTATTTTCGTATATGATTTGAAATTTATGGAAATTCCGATGATAGCCGTCTGGCTGGGAGTGGGACTAACGGTTAGTTATTATCTTCTGACTGACTGGCTAAACTTTAATGCCTCTTCTGATATATTTTCACTTAACATTTTCTCGGGACTCTTGGCCGGACTGGGAGCGTTCCTTTTCTTTTTTCTGCTGGCTTCTGTTTCCAAGGAAAGGTGGATGGGAATAGGAGACGCTTACGCGGCGCTGCTCGCTGGACTGATCATCAAGTGGCCAGCTATTCTAGTCGCATTAGTGATGGCTTTTACCATCGGGGCGATTTCAGGTATTATATTAATAGCGCTCAAGAAAAAAACTATGCAAAGCCAAGTGCCATTCGCGCCGTTTCTGGTGGCAGGAGTGTTCCTCACAATTTTTGTTCCAAAAATATTTCCGGCAATCAAGTATTGGTTTCTGTACTTTTAA
- the gatA gene encoding Asp-tRNA(Asn)/Glu-tRNA(Gln) amidotransferase subunit GatA produces the protein MIKELHNKLISGEITSVKLTEQYFNAIEKKDKEIGAYLTLTEQLALKQAELVDEKIKKGEKIDLLAGIPCAVKDNICVDGARATAGSKILDNYIAPYDASVIKNIKEADAVILGKTNLDEFAMGSSTENSAYKKTKNPIDPERVPGGSSGGSATAVAGELAAWALGSDTGGSIRQPASFCGVVGLNPNYVRVSRYVLIAMASSLDQIGPIARSVEDAAIILSRISGFDGKDATSAQSGEKPYEDYLTGGIKGLKIGIPREYLEGLDGRIQERFDETVAKFKELGAEIREINLPHSQYSLPTYYIIMPSEVSSNLARFDGIKYGMRIDDRVKSGDTPDHAASALLETYLDTRKYGFGEEVKRRIMLGTYALSAGYYDAYYKKAQRVRALIKKDFEDAFLEVDLIFSPTTPETAFKFGEKTDDPLKMYLSDIYTVTANLAGVPAISFPIGTISKEGKELPLGGQLMGKWFDEENVLNAAYAYEVRESLFIKSVNEFTG, from the coding sequence ATGATCAAAGAACTCCATAACAAATTAATATCCGGTGAGATTACTTCAGTAAAATTAACTGAACAGTATTTCAACGCGATTGAAAAGAAAGACAAAGAGATCGGCGCCTACCTGACTTTAACGGAGCAGTTGGCTCTAAAGCAGGCGGAGTTGGTGGATGAAAAGATTAAAAAAGGAGAAAAAATTGACCTTCTGGCCGGAATACCTTGCGCCGTGAAAGACAACATCTGCGTTGACGGAGCACGGGCGACGGCGGGATCAAAAATACTGGATAATTACATTGCTCCTTATGACGCGTCAGTAATAAAAAATATCAAGGAAGCCGACGCTGTGATACTCGGTAAAACAAATTTAGATGAGTTTGCCATGGGTTCTTCCACGGAAAACAGCGCTTATAAAAAAACGAAAAATCCTATCGATCCCGAAAGAGTTCCCGGCGGATCTTCCGGAGGGTCAGCGACAGCCGTAGCGGGAGAATTGGCGGCTTGGGCGCTGGGCTCGGATACCGGCGGATCAATTCGCCAGCCGGCGTCTTTTTGCGGAGTGGTGGGACTGAATCCAAACTATGTCCGGGTTTCCCGATACGTACTCATTGCTATGGCTTCCAGCTTGGATCAGATCGGGCCGATTGCCCGGTCGGTGGAAGACGCGGCGATTATTCTTTCCCGAATTTCCGGATTTGACGGAAAGGACGCCACTTCAGCGCAGAGCGGAGAAAAGCCATACGAGGATTATCTTACTGGCGGTATTAAGGGCCTAAAAATCGGAATTCCTCGTGAGTATTTAGAAGGACTGGACGGCAGAATTCAGGAGAGATTTGACGAAACAGTGGCGAAATTTAAAGAACTTGGAGCAGAGATCAGGGAAATCAATCTTCCCCACAGCCAATATTCCTTGCCGACTTATTATATTATTATGCCTTCAGAAGTCAGTTCCAATCTGGCCCGGTTTGACGGGATAAAATATGGGATGCGAATAGATGACCGCGTAAAATCCGGCGACACACCGGATCACGCGGCAAGCGCATTGCTGGAAACATATTTAGATACCAGAAAATATGGTTTTGGGGAAGAAGTGAAAAGAAGGATAATGCTAGGGACTTACGCGCTTTCCGCTGGCTACTATGACGCTTATTATAAAAAAGCCCAGAGGGTCCGGGCGCTCATTAAAAAGGATTTTGAGGATGCATTTTTGGAAGTTGATTTAATTTTTTCTCCCACTACTCCAGAGACGGCCTTCAAGTTCGGGGAAAAAACCGACGATCCTCTGAAAATGTATCTTTCTGATATTTACACGGTAACGGCCAATTTAGCCGGCGTGCCGGCGATTTCATTTCCCATCGGGACGATTAGCAAAGAGGGAAAAGAATTGCCACTGGGCGGACAGCTGATGGGAAAATGGTTTGACGAAGAAAATGTTTTAAACGCGGCATATGCGTATGAAGTTCGCGAATCATTATTTATTAAATCAGTTAACGAGTTCACGGGTTGA
- a CDS encoding response regulator: MEKKKTILLVEDDAFVTDIYHTKLEQEGFAIMVAENGMEAIKRLEEQLPDLILLDIIMPYMDGIEVLKKIKEKKEWKNIPVILLTNLSEKEKVEEGLGIGASDYLIKSHFTPSEVVGKIRSLLK; the protein is encoded by the coding sequence ATGGAGAAAAAGAAAACTATACTACTCGTGGAGGATGATGCTTTTGTTACGGATATATATCACACAAAACTGGAGCAAGAAGGGTTCGCAATTATGGTGGCGGAAAACGGCATGGAAGCCATAAAGCGGCTGGAGGAGCAACTGCCTGATCTTATTCTGCTGGATATTATTATGCCCTATATGGACGGCATAGAAGTTCTAAAAAAGATCAAGGAGAAGAAAGAATGGAAGAATATTCCCGTTATTCTTCTCACTAATCTCTCGGAAAAAGAAAAAGTCGAAGAAGGGCTGGGCATAGGAGCTTCCGATTATCTCATAAAATCGCATTTTACGCCCTCGGAAGTTGTGGGCAAAATCCGGTCACTGCTCAAGTGA
- the ligA gene encoding NAD-dependent DNA ligase LigA — translation MNEAKGQAKGRIKKLRREIDHLRYLYHVLDRPDISDEVYDSLMRELRGLEEKHPELKSPDSPSQRIGGEPLEKFEKVRHHVRQWSLDDAFSFEELKKWEEKVKRILTKQLTTNLPRWQAGNLQQKEVRPLSTKTAQRGRTSIDLDYCAEIKIDGLKIVLTYENGLFVLGATRGDGVTGENVTEQLKTIHSIPLRLNYPVDIVVVGEAWLKKSELDKINKERKRKGLSLFANSRNAAAGSIRQLDPKVTASRKLDSYVYDIDYLAAGSPSPGKGEVRPPSTKIVQGGRTSYDLEVQPPKTQIEELELLKELGFKVNPNYKLCKNLDEVERFYKFWEDKRNAQPYGIDGVVIKINSNKLQDALGYTGKSPRWAIAYKFIPEKVTTIVEDIKVQVGRTGALTPVAHLRPVKVAGSTVSRATLHNEDEIRRLDVRVGDTVVIHKAGDVIPEVVEVLKNLRTGKEKVFHMPKRCPICGGPVKREIIGTKSGEKSAAHYCLNKNCYAIERERIIHFVSKKGFNIEGLGEKIVEQLINEGLISSFSDIFELTTGDLEPLERFAEKSAQNLIEAIEKSKRIEFSKFLYALGIRHVGEETSVLIGRNLPKVIGEIREIRKIRDIIKYFPKITFEDWLKIKGIGEKSARSIVSWFGDKNNLKLLEKMEKLGVEVIAPDTKQPATHNKLRGLIFVLTGELENFTRDEVKDMIRKEGGDVSSSISRKTDYVVAGKNPGSKFDKAKKLRVKIIREEEFRKIVS, via the coding sequence ATGAATGAAGCAAAAGGACAGGCTAAAGGACGGATCAAAAAACTGCGCCGAGAAATCGATCATCTTCGCTATCTTTATCATGTTCTCGATCGGCCGGATATTTCGGATGAGGTTTACGATTCACTAATGCGAGAATTGCGGGGTTTGGAAGAGAAGCACCCGGAGCTTAAGAGTCCTGATTCTCCTAGTCAGAGAATCGGCGGTGAGCCCTTGGAAAAATTTGAGAAAGTGCGCCATCACGTACGCCAGTGGTCGCTGGATGATGCGTTCAGTTTTGAAGAATTGAAGAAGTGGGAGGAAAAAGTAAAGAGGATTTTGACTAAACAACTTACAACTAACCTGCCTCGCTGGCAGGCAGGCAACTTACAACAAAAAGAGGTTCGACCTCTCTCAACCAAAACGGCTCAAAGAGGTCGAACCTCTATCGACCTAGATTATTGCGCGGAAATAAAAATTGACGGGCTGAAGATAGTTCTAACTTATGAGAACGGATTATTTGTTCTAGGAGCGACGCGGGGAGATGGCGTTACCGGTGAAAATGTGACTGAACAACTCAAAACCATTCATAGTATTCCGCTACGGCTGAATTATCCTGTTGATATTGTTGTTGTCGGCGAAGCATGGCTCAAAAAAAGCGAGCTGGATAAAATCAACAAGGAAAGAAAAAGAAAAGGACTCTCGCTTTTTGCCAATTCGCGAAACGCTGCGGCAGGATCCATCCGGCAGCTGGATCCGAAAGTGACGGCCAGTAGAAAATTAGATTCGTATGTCTACGACATAGATTATTTGGCGGCGGGGTCGCCAAGTCCAGGAAAGGGAGAGGTTCGGCCTCCCTCAACCAAAATTGTCCAAGGAGGCCGAACCTCTTATGATTTGGAGGTTCAACCTCCAAAAACACAAATTGAGGAACTTGAATTACTTAAAGAACTGGGATTTAAAGTTAATCCGAATTATAAACTCTGCAAAAATTTGGACGAGGTTGAAAGATTTTACAAATTCTGGGAAGACAAGCGCAATGCCCAGCCATACGGAATCGATGGCGTAGTGATTAAGATAAATAGCAATAAACTGCAGGACGCACTGGGCTACACCGGAAAATCTCCCCGCTGGGCGATTGCCTATAAATTCATCCCGGAAAAAGTGACGACAATCGTGGAGGATATTAAAGTCCAGGTCGGGCGAACGGGAGCACTCACGCCGGTGGCGCATCTTCGCCCGGTAAAAGTCGCCGGCTCGACAGTTTCACGGGCGACGCTTCACAATGAAGACGAAATTCGGCGCTTAGACGTACGAGTTGGTGATACAGTGGTAATTCACAAAGCCGGAGATGTTATTCCGGAAGTAGTGGAAGTGCTGAAAAACTTGCGTACCGGGAAAGAAAAAGTTTTCCATATGCCCAAGCGTTGCCCTATTTGCGGTGGGCCGGTAAAGAGAGAAATAATTGGTACCAAGAGCGGGGAGAAAAGCGCAGCCCATTATTGCCTTAATAAAAATTGTTATGCCATTGAGCGGGAAAGAATAATTCATTTCGTCAGCAAAAAAGGGTTTAATATAGAAGGACTGGGAGAAAAAATTGTTGAGCAGCTAATAAACGAGGGATTAATTTCCAGTTTTTCCGATATTTTCGAACTCACAACAGGGGATTTAGAACCGCTGGAACGATTCGCTGAAAAATCGGCGCAGAATCTGATTGAGGCAATTGAGAAAAGCAAACGCATTGAATTTTCGAAATTCTTGTACGCTTTAGGCATCCGCCATGTTGGCGAGGAAACCTCTGTTTTAATTGGGCGAAATTTGCCAAAGGTGATCGGGGAAATTAGGGAGATTAGGAAAATAAGGGATATTATTAAATATTTTCCTAAAATAACTTTTGAGGACTGGCTGAAAATTAAAGGCATCGGGGAGAAGTCAGCGAGAAGCATAGTTTCCTGGTTTGGCGATAAAAACAATTTAAAGCTTCTGGAAAAAATGGAAAAATTGGGAGTGGAGGTTATTGCGCCAGATACTAAACAACCTGCTACTCACAACAAACTACGAGGTTTGATATTCGTGCTGACCGGGGAGCTGGAAAATTTTACAAGAGACGAGGTAAAAGATATGATAAGAAAAGAAGGAGGGGATGTGTCTTCGTCGATTAGCAGGAAAACGGATTATGTCGTGGCCGGGAAAAATCCGGGATCAAAGTTTGATAAAGCGAAGAAATTGAGAGTGAAGATTATTAGGGAGGAAGAATTTAGAAAAATAGTGAGCTAG
- a CDS encoding type II secretion system protein, giving the protein MEKSADKKMNTIRGFTLIEVIVAMFVFVIIMTTVSGIFGRAFQGYRSAKVIQRDLEAAQYAINLIAKSLRTSSVASPIGQNLTTSSVRIFDYSQNKCIRYAFSGTEITLESADDPGDSAPDKIDWCTTTSLSSPASITSGTVTGNFYSTSSDPTIVGKVTIALKVCPVTGCDGNPRDEAKIQTSVSLRDYTETGL; this is encoded by the coding sequence ATGGAAAAGTCAGCGGACAAAAAAATGAATACCATCAGGGGGTTTACCCTTATAGAAGTCATCGTAGCGATGTTTGTTTTCGTCATAATAATGACTACTGTTTCCGGTATCTTCGGCCGGGCATTTCAAGGGTACCGCAGCGCCAAAGTCATCCAAAGAGATTTAGAAGCTGCCCAATACGCGATTAATTTAATAGCCAAGTCCTTGAGGACCAGCAGCGTGGCAAGTCCGATAGGACAAAACCTGACAACTTCTTCGGTTAGAATTTTTGATTATTCTCAAAATAAATGCATAAGATATGCTTTTAGTGGTACAGAAATTACCCTGGAATCAGCGGATGATCCGGGCGACAGCGCTCCAGACAAAATCGACTGGTGCACAACTACTTCGCTTAGCAGTCCGGCAAGTATTACCAGTGGAACGGTCACGGGAAATTTTTATTCCACTTCTTCCGACCCCACGATAGTTGGCAAAGTGACAATTGCTCTCAAAGTTTGCCCGGTAACCGGTTGCGACGGCAACCCGCGCGACGAAGCCAAAATTCAGACCAGCGTGTCGCTGCGGGATTACACGGAAACGGGGTTGTAA
- a CDS encoding prepilin-type N-terminal cleavage/methylation domain-containing protein — translation MNNRGFTLLELIIVIAIIGIMTSVTLVYLGDSRKDRELEVAAREVAAAVREAQNNALTGKNASSTCNSYVFTYGGSNYSVSNNSGCSNPPIQYTLKNKVTFQNSGSFSFSIPFGVLSPNNNTVITLQNQTSTTIKTINVCVYPPGRVEEKRIGEGC, via the coding sequence ATGAATAATAGAGGTTTCACATTGCTAGAACTAATAATCGTTATCGCCATTATTGGCATTATGACGTCGGTGACGCTGGTTTATCTCGGGGATAGTCGGAAAGACAGAGAGCTGGAGGTGGCGGCGCGCGAAGTGGCGGCGGCGGTGCGGGAGGCGCAGAATAACGCTCTCACCGGAAAAAATGCCAGTTCAACCTGCAATTCTTACGTTTTCACTTATGGCGGCTCTAATTACAGCGTAAGCAATAATAGCGGATGCAGCAATCCTCCCATTCAGTATACTCTGAAGAACAAGGTAACATTTCAAAATTCAGGATCATTTTCTTTTTCCATTCCATTTGGAGTGCTTTCGCCCAATAATAATACTGTCATAACTCTGCAGAATCAAACAAGCACAACTATAAAAACTATCAATGTCTGCGTCTATCCTCCGGGGAGAGTGGAGGAAAAGAGAATTGGGGAGGGGTGCTAA
- a CDS encoding prepilin-type N-terminal cleavage/methylation domain-containing protein, producing MAKKKAKKKKKGFTLIELLIVIAIIGILASIVLVSLNSARSKARVAAVKSSISSMAPGAILCCDQSGAALQTAKNADICSPLIGAIIPNIAEIGTITGGACASSGDFTMTVGITGTGVTACDGNNATITPAGVAFPIGC from the coding sequence ATGGCAAAGAAAAAAGCGAAAAAGAAGAAAAAGGGCTTTACCTTGATTGAACTTTTGATTGTTATTGCGATCATCGGGATTCTGGCATCGATTGTGTTAGTGAGTTTGAATAGTGCGAGGAGTAAGGCTCGTGTAGCTGCTGTAAAGTCATCAATTTCTAGTATGGCTCCTGGGGCAATATTGTGTTGCGATCAGAGTGGTGCTGCCTTACAAACAGCTAAAAATGCTGATATCTGCAGTCCGTTAATTGGAGCAATTATACCCAACATTGCCGAGATTGGAACAATAACTGGAGGAGCTTGCGCTTCAAGTGGCGATTTTACAATGACGGTTGGAATTACGGGTACCGGCGTTACTGCTTGCGATGGAAATAATGCTACTATTACTCCAGCAGGAGTGGCTTTCCCGATCGGTTGCTAA